From the Deinococcus radiophilus genome, one window contains:
- the rpiA gene encoding ribose 5-phosphate isomerase A has product MSDLEALKKEAALRAVALVQSGQRVGLGTGSTAKYAIEELGRLLQTGELQGIVGVATSKASAELAREVGVPVEDLDPRPLDIAIDGADEIAPNLDLVKGLGGALLREKLTEVQARRLIIIADHTKLVKQLGEKAPLPIEIAQFGFLSTIERLREFLPGGRLRMVGAGNFVTDNGNYIYDAQLPEQFDPAELERRIKSTLGVVDTGLFLGMAERAFVAAPDGVQELER; this is encoded by the coding sequence ATGAGCGACCTTGAAGCGCTGAAAAAGGAAGCCGCCCTGCGTGCGGTGGCCCTGGTGCAGAGCGGGCAGCGGGTGGGCCTGGGCACCGGTAGCACCGCCAAGTACGCGATTGAGGAACTGGGCCGTCTGCTGCAAACTGGCGAGCTACAGGGCATCGTGGGCGTGGCGACCTCCAAAGCCTCGGCGGAGCTGGCGCGTGAAGTCGGGGTTCCGGTTGAAGACCTGGACCCACGCCCGCTGGATATCGCTATTGATGGAGCCGATGAGATCGCACCCAATCTGGATCTGGTCAAGGGCCTGGGCGGCGCCCTGCTGCGCGAAAAGCTGACCGAGGTGCAGGCCAGGCGGCTGATCATCATCGCCGATCACACCAAGCTGGTGAAGCAATTGGGTGAAAAAGCCCCGCTGCCTATCGAGATCGCGCAGTTCGGATTCCTGTCCACCATTGAGCGCCTGCGCGAGTTCCTGCCGGGGGGTCGCCTGCGGATGGTCGGGGCGGGCAACTTCGTGACGGACAACGGCAACTACATCTATGACGCGCAGTTGCCGGAACAGTTCGACCCCGCCGAGCTGGAGCGCCGCATCAAAAGCACGCTGGGTGTGGTGGATACCGGCCTGTTTCTGGGCATGGCCGAGCGGGCCTTTGTGGCCGCGCCGGACGGCGTGCAGGAGCTGGAACGTTGA
- a CDS encoding peroxiredoxin, translating into MTNPDRLQPGDPFPAFSLPDGAGQTHALSDYAGKYVVLYAYPKDDTPGCTREACDFRDSARLKEMGVQVLGISQDDADSHQKFAEKYSLPFPLLTDDGQFLASVGAYGEKNSYGKVTQGVKRATFILDPEGKLVKSWLAVKVDGHAEAVADTIQKDMQDRA; encoded by the coding sequence ATGACCAACCCAGACCGCCTGCAACCTGGTGATCCCTTTCCTGCCTTCAGCCTGCCCGACGGCGCGGGCCAAACCCATGCCCTGAGTGACTACGCAGGCAAATATGTGGTGCTGTATGCCTATCCTAAAGACGACACCCCCGGCTGCACCCGCGAAGCGTGTGATTTCCGTGACTCGGCCCGCCTGAAGGAGATGGGTGTGCAAGTTCTGGGGATCAGCCAGGATGACGCAGATAGCCATCAGAAGTTTGCCGAAAAATACAGCCTGCCGTTTCCGCTGCTGACCGACGACGGCCAGTTTCTGGCGTCGGTCGGCGCATATGGCGAAAAGAACAGCTACGGCAAGGTGACGCAGGGCGTCAAACGGGCGACCTTCATTCTTGACCCGGAAGGCAAACTGGTCAAAAGCTGGCTGGCCGTCAAGGTAGACGGACATGCCGAGGCCGTAGCAGACACCATCCAGAAAGACATGCAGGACCGCGCATGA
- the deoC gene encoding deoxyribose-phosphate aldolase — protein MTHPLSSYIDHTLLKAEATPDDIRTLCAEAREHQFAAVCVNPVYVRLAAEQLAGSGVKVATVCGFPLGAVTPNQKAAEARQSIENGADEIDMVIHIGAARAGDWDAVQADIQAVRDATAGRVLKVIIETALLDDEQKRRATEAAVQAGADFVKTSTGFSTGGATVADVALMNEVIAGRAAIKAAGGVRSPADAQAMIDAGATRLGTSGGVGLVTSGEAGAGYY, from the coding sequence ATGACCCATCCTCTCTCCTCCTATATTGACCACACCTTGCTCAAGGCCGAGGCCACGCCGGACGATATCCGTACCCTGTGCGCCGAGGCCCGTGAGCACCAGTTTGCCGCCGTGTGTGTGAACCCGGTCTACGTGCGCCTGGCCGCCGAGCAGCTGGCCGGAAGCGGCGTCAAGGTCGCCACCGTCTGCGGCTTCCCGCTGGGTGCCGTGACCCCGAACCAGAAAGCCGCCGAAGCACGTCAGAGCATCGAAAACGGTGCCGATGAAATAGACATGGTGATCCACATTGGGGCTGCCCGCGCAGGCGACTGGGATGCGGTGCAGGCCGACATTCAGGCGGTGCGGGACGCTACCGCAGGCCGGGTACTGAAAGTCATTATCGAAACGGCGCTGCTGGACGACGAGCAAAAGCGCCGCGCCACCGAAGCTGCCGTGCAGGCTGGGGCCGATTTCGTGAAAACCTCGACCGGGTTCAGCACCGGCGGGGCCACCGTGGCAGACGTGGCCCTGATGAACGAGGTCATCGCTGGACGCGCCGCCATCAAGGCGGCTGGGGGCGTCCGCAGTCCTGCCGACGCCCAGGCCATGATTGACGCCGGAGCGACCCGCCTGGGCACCAGCGGCGGCGTGGGGCTGGTGACGAGCGGGGAAGCGGGCGCGGGGTACTATTGA
- a CDS encoding IS630 family transposase (programmed frameshift) translates to MEWQPNQYSRAQLEERRLAATEWLQQGSHTHREIAAHFGVSVLTVTSWSARLRKKGSLQATVSSGRPARLTESQHDQLRTLLQEGALQHGFPDETWTTKRVAELIGRHFDVWYHHDHVRKILRKLGFSPQMPDGRAAERNELRIASWREQVLPELEKKVAEGATIIYLDEVGFSLKGVQRRTWGVRGVTPLVKLRANWEKLSTIGAITSDGRFFQHTISGAIRSREVIRFFGHILRQVQGNIVVVLDNARIHHAKVTQAFVGSHERLSLIFLPPYAPELNPIELVWAYVKRNVLGNFCAHSIRALKKRLVTAWQRVRYIHLPRQLMDANLRRYQ, encoded by the exons ATGGAATGGCAACCGAACCAATATTCTCGTGCCCAACTTGAGGAGCGGCGCCTGGCTGCTACCGAGTGGCTGCAGCAAGGCAGCCACACACACCGCGAAATCGCTGCTCACTTTGGCGTCTCCGTGCTCACGGTGACTTCTTGGAGTGCTCGGCTCAGAAAGAAGGGAAGCTTGCAAGCGACGGTCAGCTCTGGTCGTCCTGCTCGACTGACTGAGTCTCAGCACGACCAGCTTCGCACCCTCCTGCAGGAGGGTGCTCTGCAGCATGGGTTTCCTGACGAAACCTGGACGACAAAACGTGTGGCAGAGCTCATCGGGCGGCACTTTGATGTGTGGTACCACCATGATCACGTCCGCAAAATCCTGCGCAAGTTGGGTTTCAGCCCACAGATGCCAGATGGGCGGGCCGCTGAGCGGAACGAACTTCGGATCGCATCCTGGCGGGAACAGGTGCTGCCGGAGTTGGAA AAAAAGGTCGCTGAGGGAGCCACAATCATCTATCTGGATGAAGTCGGATTCTCTCTGAAAGGAGTCCAGCGACGGACATGGGGGGTGAGGGGCGTCACGCCCCTGGTCAAGCTCAGAGCAAACTGGGAGAAGCTTTCAACGATTGGGGCGATCACTTCAGATGGACGATTCTTCCAGCACACAATATCCGGAGCGATCCGGAGTAGAGAAGTCATACGATTCTTTGGGCACATCCTGCGCCAAGTTCAGGGGAACATCGTCGTGGTGCTGGACAATGCGAGAATTCATCACGCGAAAGTAACCCAGGCGTTCGTGGGTTCCCACGAACGCCTCTCTCTGATCTTTCTGCCTCCGTATGCTCCAGAGTTGAACCCGATCGAGTTGGTGTGGGCCTACGTCAAGCGCAATGTGTTGGGGAACTTTTGTGCCCACTCCATAAGAGCGCTGAAAAAG